One Setaria viridis chromosome 3, Setaria_viridis_v4.0, whole genome shotgun sequence DNA window includes the following coding sequences:
- the LOC117848852 gene encoding pentatricopeptide repeat-containing protein At2g27610, giving the protein MKPRAPLPFLRRTNAATFAPTQSTKSLSTFACSAPPDDGVNLRDAPGSRKAFDEISSRNAAAGSDLALFDYARRGLVHQALDHFVDVHRRRGGRVGAAALSCVLKACGSVPDRALGEQLHGLCVRCGHDRGDVSVGTSLVDMYMKCRGVEDGRKAFEGMPERNVVTWTSLLTGYIQAGAHSDVMALFFKMRAEGVWPNPFTFAGVLSAVASQGTVDLGRRVHAQSVKFGCRSTVFVCNSLMNMYAKCGLVEEAKAVFCGMETRDVVSWNTLMAGLLLNRRELEALQLFLDSRPSIAKLRQSTYSTLMKLCAHLKQLGLARQLHGSILKRGFHSDGNVMTALMDVYSKCGELDNSLNIFLLMPGSQNVVSWTAMINGCIKNDDIPLAAALFSKMREDGVAPNEFTYSTMLIASVASLPPQIHAQVIKTNYQCLPTVGTALLHSYSKLCSTQEALSIFEMIDQKDVVAWSAMLTCYAQAGDCDGATNVFIKMSMHGVKPNEFTISSVIDACASPTAGVDLGRQFHAISIKHRCQDAICVSSALISMYARKGSIESAQSVFERQTNRDLVSWNSMMSGYAQHGYSQKALDIFRQMEAEGIEMDGVTFLAVIIGCTHAGLVEEGWQYFNSMVRDYGITPTMEHYACMVDLYSRAGKLDETMSLIRDMPFPAGPMVWRTLLGACRVHKNVELGKLAAEKLLSLEPLDSATYVLLSNIYSAAGKWKEKDEVRKLMDTRKVKKEAGCSWIQIKNKVHSFIASDKSHPLSEQIYAKLKAMTARLKKEGYCPDTSFVLHETAEEQKEAMLAMHSERLALAFGLIATPPGTPLQIVKNLRVCGDCHTVMKMVSAIEDRKIIMRDCSRFHHFSSGICSCGDFW; this is encoded by the coding sequence ATGAAGCCACGAGCTCCGCTCCCATTTCTCCGCCGCACGAACGCAGCGACCTTCGCACCGACACAGTCCACGAAGTCGCTATCCACGTTCGCCTGCTCTGCCCCGCCGGATGACGGCGTCAATCTCCGCGACGCTCCCGGCTCCCGCAAGGCGTTCGACGAAATTTCCAGCCGGAACGCTGCGGCCGGCTCCGACCTTGCCCTCTTCGACTACGCCCGGCGGGGGCTGGTCCACCAGGCGCTGGACCACTTCGTCGAtgtgcaccgccgccgcggtgggcgCGTCGGAGCCGCCGCGCTGTCGTGCGTCCTCAAGGCCTGCGGTTCGGTGCCAGATAGAGCTCTCGGGGAACAGCTGCACGGCCTGTGCGTCAGGTGCGGGCATGATCGGGGCGACGTCAGCGTGGGCACGTCGCTCGTCGACATGTACATGAAGTGCCGCGGCGTCGAGGACGGGAGGAAGGCGTTCGAGGGGATGCCTGAGAGGAACGTCGTCACGTGGACGTCGTTGCTCACTGGGTACATCCAAGCCGGAGCGCATTCGGATGTCATGGCGCTCTTCTTCAAGATGCGCGCCGAGGGGGTCTGGCCCAACCCGTTCACATTCGCGGGCGTTCTCTCTGCGGTGGCCAGCCAGGGAACAGTTGATCTTGGGCGGCGTGTGCATGCTCAATCAGTGAAGTTTGGATGCCGCTCGACTGTGTTTGTCTGCAATTCTCTGATGAACATGTATGCAAAGTGTGGACTGGTTGAAGAAGCCAAGGCTGTGTTTTGTGGGATGGAGACCAGGGACGTGGTGTCGTGGAACACATTGATGGCAGGCCTTTTGTTGAACAGACGCGAACTGGAAGCCCTCCAGCTGTTCCTTGATTCACGACCCAGTATCGCCAAGCTTAGACAGTCGACGTACTCAACATTGATGAAATTATGTGCACATCTCAAACAGCTTGGCTTGGCACGGCAACTCCACGGCAGTATTCTGAAACGTGGATTTCATTCAGATGGCAATGTAATGACAGCCCTCATGGATGTCTACAGCAAATGCGGTGAATTGGATAATTCTTTAAACATATTCTTGTTGATGCCAGGATCTCAGAATGTTGTGTCATGGACTGCTATGATTAATGGTTGCATTAAGAACGATGATATACCTCTTGCAGCTGCTCTTTTTAGCAAAATGAGAGAAGATGGCGTTGCTCCAAATGAGTTCACCTACTCGACAATGCTGATAGCATCAGTGGCCAGCTTGCCTCCCCAAATCCATGCCCAGGTGATCAAGACAAATTATCAGTGTTTGCCAACTGTTGGAACTGCACTTCTGCACTCTTACTCGAAGCTTTGCAGCACTCAAGAAGCCCTTTCTATATTCGAAATGATCGACCAGAAGGATGTTGTTGCGTGGTCTGCAATGTTGACTTGCTATGCCCAAGCTGGTGATTGCGATGGTGCCACAAATGTATTCATCAAGATGTCCATGCATGGCGTGAAGCCAAATGAGTTCACAATCTCTAGCGTCATTGACGCTTGTGCTAGTCCTACAGCTGGTGTTGACCTGGGTAGGCAGTTCCATGCTATTTCAATCAAACACAGATGCCAGGATGCAATCTGTGTCAGCAGTGCACTTATCAGCATGTATGCGAGGAAAGGGAGCATTGAGAGTGCTCAGAGTGTCtttgagaggcaaacgaatagAGATTTGGTGTCATGGAACTCAATGATGTCAGGGTATGCACAGCATGGTTATAGCCAAAAGGCCCTTGATATATTTCGGCAGATGGAAGCTGAGGGCATTGAGATGGATGGTGTCACATTCCTTGCAGTGATCATTGGATGCACTCATGCTGGTCTTGTTGAAGAAGGCTGGCAATACTTTAATTCGATGGTCAGAGACTATGGGATTACTCCAACCATGGAGCattatgcatgcatggtggATCTCTATAGCCGTGCAGGCAAGCTGGATGAAACAATGAGCCTTATAAGAGACATGCCATTCCCAGCAGGTCCAATGGTATGGCGGACATTGCTAGGTGCTTGTAGAGTTCACAAGAATGTTGAGCTTGGAAAGTTGGCTGCAGAGAAGCTGCTATCACTCGAGCCTCTTGACTCAGCTACATACGTACttctctccaacatttattcgGCTGCCGGGAAGTGGAAAGAGAAGGATGAAGTGAGGAAGCTCATGGACACTAGAAAAGTGAAGAAAGAAGCTGGATGCAGCTGGATTCAGATCAAGAACAAAGTTCATTCCTTTATAGCTTCAGACAAGTCACATCCTTTATCAGAACAGATATACGCAAAGCTCAAGGCAATGACAGCTAGGTTGAAGAAGGAAGGTTATTGTCCTGACACAAGTTTTGTGCTTCATGAAACGGCAGAAGAGCAGAAAGAAGCCATGCTGGCTATGCACAGTGAGCGGCTAGCCCTCGCCTTTGGCTTGATAGCTACCCCACCAGGGACACCCCTTCAAATTGTCAAAAACCTGCGGGTGTGTGGGGACTGCCACACAGTAATGAAAATGGTCTCTGCAATTGAGGATAGGAAGATTATAATGCGAGATTGCAGCAGATTCCACCACTTCAGTTCAGGGATCTGCTCCTGTGGTGATTTCTGGTGA